The segment GCGCAATCCTAGAGGATATGCCCAGCTGAATGCTTCTCAGGGCCTCCAAGGCAGAGTCCCTGGCCCCCCACTCCACCTGCCAGACCCCTCCTGGACCAACCGCCCTTTCGCTTCACTCTTCCAACCCAGTTTGGTTTCTCCAACGGTCTCCAATTTCCACCCAGAGAGCCCTTATGGCTACATCGGAAGGAACGTCCTGACCCttagcacacaacacacacacaccaataattCCCATAGCATCTTCAGAGGGACAACAAGCAAGACTCTCTTACTCAGCATTCTGGCGGAAAATGGAATTGCTGCTTCTCTCAGGCACATGCATAGCACATGGCGGGGGGATGGAGGTGCCCCAGAGGAGGGCTGCGAGATCCAATTTGGGGCCGGGGCAGCAGAGGTCTGGTCCTCTCCAAAGCCCAGTCTGAcactgcctctctttctctctacccGCTGCCCAGCCTCACCTTGTGAAGAGCTCACCTGCTTCGCTGACTACCTGCAGATGCTGATGTGCACCTGGGGATGGTCCCTCCGGCCCTCCAGGGACACCTCCTACAACCTCACAGCAAAGTGGTATGTGGAGGGGAGTCACTGGCGGGCCCTCGCTTTAGGCCTGCCGCGATTCCTGAAGGGGCTTCTTGGCAGAAGGACAGTGCTCCTATGAGAAAATAAGAGCTCCTCCAGTCCTTGCCTTGTTTCCGCTCACCCAATGGTtcccttgccctccctccctcacctggTGCACAGGTGCAGCTGGATAAAACAGGGCTTTTGGCAGGAACCCTTGGGGGCCAATGAGTTCTCTGCCAGCTGGCCAGATCACTGCTGGGGTGGGGTCAGACCCCAGGCTGTTGACACACCAGATCACCACCTCCATCTCTTACCTCCTTCCCCTGCCCACTCTCCTCTACATCTTTGCCCCCATGTGGGGAAAACAGATCTTCACGCACACAGCCAAGGGGCTGCTGGTTAGCCTCACCTGGCCTCACCCCCCCCATCCACCCAACAgatgaaagaggtggatgcaagTGGTCTCCCCCGAACAAGGTACGTATTTGTGCTGGTCTCCCTGGGAATCCCCTAGTTATCCCATTGCCCCCTCCCTGGCTGGTGCCCCACCTCAACATGGCTCTGCCTAAGGCCTGACCAAGAGCCCCCTTTGTCTTCTGAAGGAACTGTGGGGCAGGGGGCACCTGCCACCTCCTCCCCTCCACCGGCAACACCACTGCAGCACAATTTACCTGTTTAGCGGAACAGAAGCTGTGCTTCGGAGAAAACACCTTTGATGTGACAGCCACAACTTCGGCTGGGAATGGGCCCCCTGGAGTCCCCAAAGGATGcttgaaaacatttctgtttaaGGAGAACAGtgagtattggggggggggggagactgggaCTGAAGCATCAAAGCAGGTGAGCCCCCAATTCCATTGAGAGCACCCCTCTGTGcttgaaggaaggagggaaggggagagctGTGGCCCTAGTGCATGCAGCGAGAGTATCTCAGGGCTGGAGAGGCATCTGCAGAGGAGCAAAGGCAGGTCTGGGGGGCAACTTGACAGACAATGAGGCCTCCTCCCCACCTGCTCCTTTGGCCACACAGGATCGTGACTGGCGCCTGGGGGGGGGCTTCCCCATGGGAAGGAGCCCTGGCATGACCActactccttctctcccccctccccagttaaACCACAGCCGCCCTTCAACCTGACGGCCCATGCCTCCCCCTCAGGCTACAACATTTCCTGGAAAAACCCCTACCAGCACTGGCGATTCCACCCCCTGAATGGCCAGCTGCACTATGAGCTGCGCTACCGGCGGAGGGGCCACGCCTGGCAGGTATAGAGGCAGCCCAGGGGCcccagagaaggaagggagaggaagggggtTCCTGGGCCACAGAGGAGTCAAAGAGCAGGAGGTGGATGGCCTTTGGGATTGAAGGGGCATCGTTTGctatgcaaccccccccccagtgcacaTTCCATTCAAAGGGAGGAGACAAAAGTCTTGGGCCTGTCTGCCTCCCCCATTGTGCTGCTCCTTGTCTTTCATGGAGTTTACTCCAATGGGGTAAATTGAGATCCATTTGGCTAGACTAGGGACTTCAGCCCCTCAAACGGTTTGGCCTCGGCTCCTGACCAAGAGGGTCCTCTGCCAGCCAGAAGGGCCCAGAAGGGGTGCTGTGGCTGATTGTCCCATATGCCAGCAGAGAGATGTGACCCAGAGGCATCCCCAAAGAGGTCCCACTCAGGACCTCTGGGGCAGGGGAAGTGCTATCTTTCCCAaaattccttcccttcccttcctgcagGACAAGAACAGGAAGCATCTCTTGCAGGACACAGGGACCTTTTGGCTCCTGCCCAGGGAATTTGAGGGGCCCTCCACAGAGTATGAGGTCCAGGTGCGAGCCCGGCCGAGGTCCCCCTACAAGGGTGCCTGGAGCATGTGGAGCTCTCCGGCCTCCCTCACGACTCTGCCCAAAAGTAAGTCCTGCTCCCTGACCAGCCCTTGGCCTCTCCTGGGGGCCTCCAGGGACCGGCCCTGTAGCTGACCCCCTATGTGGCCCCCCATTCCCTGGCCCCCAGGAGCCTTTGCAATCACTCCCCAGAGGCAGGAAGGAGGGCAGCTGGGGAGGCCTTGGGGTCTCAAGGAGAGACACTCTTCTGATGGAGTAGGAGCCCCAGAGAAGCCCACCCTCCTGCATTTGTCTAGTGGCAAGGGCTTCTGGACCACCCAGTGATGGCAGCCCCACTGCCCTCTCCTGCCCTGGCCAGAGACTGACAACTCCCTTGCTTCCCTTCCTCAGCTTCCAACCACCAAGGGGATGAAGGAGGGGTCTCCTGGTGGCTGGTGGTCCTTGGCCTCTTCCCTGCCCTGCTGGCCTTTCTGAGCCAGAGGTGAGTGTCTGTGTTGGGGTGGGGGGCACTTGGCCAATGGGGCTCCCTCTCCCTGAATCAGGCTGGGGATGGGATGGAGTTCCTtatctgatcccctcccccccaatccaCCCCCTCTTTCTCTGGCAGGTTGTGGAAGAAGCTGGACCTGTTTGTCCCCAGCCCAGTCCCTTTTTTCCAGCCCCTCTATGTGGGCCACAAAGGAGACTTCaaggtattatttatttacttaggcCACCAGGCACTGCTTCCCTCTCAAGGAAGAGACTCCCCTCCCATTGG is part of the Sceloporus undulatus isolate JIND9_A2432 ecotype Alabama unplaced genomic scaffold, SceUnd_v1.1 scaffold_3178, whole genome shotgun sequence genome and harbors:
- the LOC121918026 gene encoding interleukin-21 receptor-like; this translates as MPLLLPLLLLFLQQTSPCEELTCFADYLQMLMCTWGWSLRPSRDTSYNLTAKWNCGAGGTCHLLPSTGNTTAAQFTCLAEQKLCFGENTFDVTATTSAGNGPPGVPKGCLKTFLFKENIKPQPPFNLTAHASPSGYNISWKNPYQHWRFHPLNGQLHYELRYRRRGHAWQDKNRKHLLQDTGTFWLLPREFEGPSTEYEVQVRARPRSPYKGAWSMWSSPASLTTLPKTSNHQGDEGGVSWWLVVLGLFPALLAFLSQRLWKKLDLFVPSPVPFFQPLYVGHKGDFK